GTCACAGCAGTCAGCGCGACATGTTCACGATTCTCGCTCACCTTCGGCAAGCTCTGTGTTCAGTTCACGAAGTTTTTCCAAGATCCCAGGGGGGAGTGATGACTCCAGAGGTTCTGCCATACTCGTAGGACGAGATCTCCGTGAAGGCTCTGTGAAATAAGGAGGAAATTTCCGGCATTCAGTGGGTGAGGTTGGACGAGACTGTTTACGTTCTCGAGGGAAGCTGAGCTGAGAATGGTCACGTGACTGATGATGACCAGCATGCAATACGCGAAATGCACAGCCATTTCATCCAGGAGTATATTTGTGGGCAAATTGTTTTTGGGGAAACATATGAAATATAATTTTGAGTTAATATATCTCATTGAATATCTCGTAAAAATAGAAATGGCCTCGGGAATGGTCTAAAAATAGCAATGGTATCAGCCTAcagtttttttaatctttgaGTATTCCATTCCACGAAATGATAAATTTTCACGCATATATCTTGTtgtatctaaaaaaaaatcacgtcTACAATATTGTATGTATTGAGCAGAAAGGCAGGTGTACCAAGGCTGGGACCAGAACATAAGTTTATCATAATAAGCGCCAGGCAATATGCTATCGAGGCAGCCATCTGTGTAATTAAGGACGGCTTTGTCGAGGCATTGATAAAACCATTACCAGATAACAATACACCCTTCAGGctaaaagaaatataaacCGCAAAAAAGATTAGAGAATTGGTCAAACTAAAACCCTCTGCCATTAAGCACAGAAGTTATCATAACAGTAACAAACAAAGCGAAGTCGTGTGTAGGTTTTGAGTTCGCAAGTTATTAAGTCGTTACAGAGTTGTAGCAGGCCCCGAAGattgggagggggagggtacGATACAGAAACAGGAAAACAAATGAGGGGCATTACTCCGCCACCCTACATGCAGGCGTAAATATTATGAGCTACGATTCTATTAAGGTTGAGCCTCCTCTCTCAATAAGCGATCATtgatagtatttttttttagctgcTTTCATAGCATTGCGACACTTTTTTGTTAGAATTTGAGTAAATTACCGAGGCAGTTGACAGGTAGTTTGGCGAGCGCGCAAAGCACGCCACGGGAAATGCATTGACGCTTTGAGTTAATCCAGAAAATTCTGATCCAGAAAATTCTGACATTGCTctaagggggggagggtagtaACAAACTAATATTATAACACTTTCTATATATCCTTAGTCTTGGGAAAGATATTCTGTGTAATATGATTCTTTGCGCAGATATACTTCTCTTAAAGTTTTTATGCAAAATGGACAGATGTTGGTTGCTAGTTTTTACTCCCTTTTCTTTATCCGTTTGAAATACGATCAAGTCAGAGCAAAATAAAGCAGTTGCGTATTTTACTTGCCCAAAAACTTCATCAAAACGTTGGTATAACTAAGTTTATCTCTCATACCTGAAAATCGAGAAGTACATCGATAAGGGAATGAAAATCGTCTGATATCCCTCTTGCCAGCCATTTCCCGCACCAGCCATGCGGTGATACTTTGCTATGCTCTCTATACCGCCACATACAGGGACAACAACAAACTACACACCGGCAAAAACAGGTACCAAGGATATTCGACGTGTGAACCTTTCCAGCTTTACATGGCAAAAATATTAGAGTTTGTAGAACTATGACGCGTGTTCAAGCAGTAGGCTCATAGAAATTACTATGTGATTAGCATACACCGGAATTATCATAACGTGGTTTAACGACACGTCAAGTTGACCACGAGCACGGTAGTGCAAGAGATTAGCGTGTTTTTTAGCGGTATGGCGTTTGTTTTGACAGGTTTTTCACGTCGCGGCGAAGGTTTATATCACAAAAGGAGATGAATGTAAAGAGTTGTAATTTAGCCCTCTAAAACTGTTATATCTATTTTAAAATCTAACCATTCCACCCGTGTTCTCTTTGAAATGCTATTTTCTTAGCTTCGAATTTTAAGAAGCTTGTTCCCCGGATAAACATAGTGTTGTCCACTGGTCCAGGCCGTAGCATGAAAAGACCGCTAGGGGATTCTGGCCAGTCTATAttcttatgtttttttcatttttccgtcatagccggtttgcctcagttaaacttcatcggcaaaaaaactgcagggcgacttcgactcgaacgaagtgatttaaaccacagctcagatccatgtgggatctagagctgcgaccgggctagcgtgatgtcctaataaggacgaaacagctgtccatggttgccgaactgcacgggtaatagactgtgctagcgtcccgtcttggcccgactggtgccaatgtgtgtatgctagtgtgcttctaaagttctaGTTGTTTACATGGACTACACCCGGTTCTCTCTTATGTCTTTCATATATTGAATCTAGAATTGTTTTCACTTGAAAGCGCCAGGAAATGTTAGCTACAGTTATAATGGTCACACTTCTGGTAGgacaataaatgaaaaaaacgtGCCTGCTATGTCCCCctccagtaaaaaaaaaatttctagcCACGGCCATGCTCTTTTGTCACGTGTGTGTTTGACTCTGTAACAGAATGTTTGACTCTGTGGCAGAATGACGTCAGGATGACGAGCATGGagcaactgcagaatacccgcccacaaagagttaacaatgagacttcacacctcgatttctatagaacgaggcagtaaatacaaggaaaatgcaaataagtgaacgggtattctgcagtttagCCACGAGCATTGCTGGAGTGTTTTGATATCCTATGAAAACACTTCCTATAACACTCTCCAAATGTCCTCTCTTGAGGTGCCTGGACCAAACAAGTGAGTAAGTTTTAAGGGGGTCTAGCAAAACCATCCGCCGATAACCTATTCCTGGTAACATAACTATATTGTTGTTCCTGGCCAATGCATACGGAAGTTTGTTTGTATAGTTTTCGAACCACCCTTAATGAATAATTGTGGATCAGCTACTGTATTTGTTTAATGGTATAACCCTGCATAAAACTTATGCATAGAAACTGCTCAAGCAACACGAGCTCAACGCCCTTGGCAACTCGGTAATGTCACTGTTTCAACCCTCTCCCCAATAAAAGCTACAAGGTATTTAGTTCCAGACTTCTTCGCATCCATAAAATAACCGCTAGGCAATGTGACTTGCCTTTCAAAGGCATTCTTACAGCTTTTTGGAGCTGTTGCTGCTGCAATTATAGTATTAGAAAACCTCACTTTACCTTGTAAAGTATCACAGGAGTCTGATAGATAATGTGAAATCCTCTTGTATAACCACgccataaccacacgcacgaGAACACACACCAAATATACGATCTTGACACAGAGTTTCAGGAGTTGCAGTGCAACGGTGAGGACATTATACGGCATCTGGATGTGCAGTGATGGAGATGTTTTGATGGTTTGGTATTCGGTCACCTGTTGTATACGTCAAAACGAGACGCCACCAGCGGCGTTAAGCCAGCGCATTCCACAAACAGAGAGTGCTACAGAAATatagtatttaaaaaaacacactcgTACAGggtttaatattttaaaacacataTAATCAAGTTCATTCATTTCTGAAGAATAATGGAATTAAGTTTTTTTGGTAGGCGTTTAAAGTGAATGTGCTTCTACGTGAACCACGTGAATTTGGCGTGCTAGTTGTTTTATGATTTTAGAAGGGGTAGAAGACATAACAAACATTTGTTTGTATATGAGCCAGAGATCCCGATTGCACTACTCAAGcagcaattaaaaaaaaaaaaacactttaaaTTGATAAATTCAATATTCACTTTTAGTCTTTTTTGTATTTCCCTTAACCCACAAGGCCTAGCCGGCCATCTTACAATTATGACCTCGAATGCACAGAAAGACGCGTGAAAAAAGACAATTGAAAAAATCGATAAGAAGAACGGTACGCCTAAAGGGAGGGTGTTGTCTTCATTTCTGAAGAATAATGGAATTAAGGTTTTTTGGTAGGCTTTTAAAGTGTATGTGCTTCTACGTGAACCACGTGAATTTGGCGTGCTAGTTGTTTTATGATTTTAGAAGGGGTAGAAGACATAACGAACATTTGTTGGTATATGAGGCAGAGATCACGATTGCACTACTCAAGcagcaattaaaaaaaaacccaaccCCACTTTAAATGGATAAATTCAATATTCACTTTTAatcttttttgtatttccCTTAACCCACAAGGCCTAGCCGGCCATCTTACAATTATGACCTCGAATGCACAGAAAGACGCGTGAAAAAAGACAATTGAAAAAAACGATAAGAAGAACGGTATGCCTAAGGGGAGGGTGTTGTATCAACCACTACACTACTGTGTTTGCTTGCAACTACGACACCAGAAGAAAAATAGAAGTTTCAGCTTCGCCTTGACCGAACTATTACTTAGTGCATATGTCACTGGATTAACGACTCCATTCAAATAAACCATCCACATGACCGCGTGGAACACACCCTCAGACGCGTCCACGCGCGTGGAACACGAGTGTACGACCAAATAAGGCAGCCAGTGAAACagaaacaacagcaacaggaTCAGACCCGTACGTGCGACTTTGTACTCTCGTGGGAGTTGGCTCTGCGCTCGTCTCTCTGTTCGCACCGTGGCTTGGACGGTACTCAGAAGACCGCTAAGTCTGTGGCGTGCGCTACGTGGACTTGGGTTTCTAATCATAGATAGAGAGGCTTGACCCTCAAAACTCAAGTTTACGCTGGACGATGACGCTCGAATAAGAGAGAGTGGAGGGGCTAATGACTTGCTTTGATCGCCTTCAGGATTTGATTCTGGCATTGTGACAATCCCCGCAATAGTATTTGTTGGCGTaagaattgtgtttttttcttgctcgTTTAGTCGTGTAACTCGTTTGGAGAAGGTTTGGTTTGTTGCACCGAATATCGATGTTGTTTCTGTCTGTGTTTCTCCAGCTTCATTACTCGTTGTATAACTCGAGCTGCTGTTTTCAAAAGACACGTTTCCGCCCGGTAGTGCACCACTTTCAAAAGCAGCGTCCGTTCGATCCCCTGAAAGTCTATCCAGTGTAAGCATGCCTCCATTAAGTGTCAGGTTTACACTCGCCCCTCCCTCCTGCGCCGGAAACTTCGCTCTCATCTGaagcatatttatttttctcgaGTGTTTCCGAATTTCTAAGAAGATCCTGGTGTAGGTGACGGCCATCACGGTCAGCGGTATAACGAACCCTGTGgtggacaaaaaaatatacagaGAACACCCATCGGTCCATGCAGGTGAGCAGTGTAGAGTTCCCGGATGATACTCGTACCTAGACCACCCAAGAACAGGGAGAGAGCCATAGAGAAAAGCCTGGATCCAAGTGATGAGTATCATGAGCAGAGCTCGTCTAGGAGTAAGTATTGTTCGGTATCTCACAGGCTTACACACGGCAATGTATCTGTCGATGCTGATACAGCACAGAGTTAGCACGATGGCACCACACGAAGCGACGCTGAATAACCCATTGGTCTGAAACAAGCAAATAAAAGAGATTGTTGAAGGTGCAATATAATCCCAACGTAACTAATTTATAGAAACTGATAATCAAAAGGCAATTGATAAatttgatgatgattgatATCAATTTACTAAATGGTTTTCAATTATTATCAGTAATTGGTAACAATTAATTATCACTCAATTGTTTCCCGTTATCAGTTATTATCGATTGCTTCGGCATAATCCAGCTATATATTAATTATCGATTTATATCAATAAAATTGACATgattattgatttttttcaattagaTAACTTATCATTTTCTTCCAATGAAATTTCGATTATCAATTTTTGTCAACTGTTATTTCAATAGCTATCAATTTGTATCAATCACAATATCAGTTGATAATCATTTAGTAAATTGATATCCATTAATTAGAAGGGATTCTTGTCAAATGCGCTTATGAATATCAATAGAATGCATGATAATATACGCTTGTATCGGCGAATTTTGAGCCCCTAGTAACCAGGGTACCAGGAAATACCATTATTTCAACACAACACGCCATACCGCTCGTACAATTTTTCGACGTTGGAGAAATGTGTTCAGgatgtaagaaaaaaaaatgtatttcacTTGTGTTGTCAAACTACAGATCTACATTGgactaaataataattaccGTGCAAGCGGGACCCAGGAAGGTGCCATGCCTATCCGAAATGAGAGAAATGAGACTAAACGGAATCACTCCAACAGTAAGTACCATGTTTGCCACGCAAAGATTCGCTACCAGCAAGTTGGTCGGCTTTCGTCGAAGAGCCGAATCACGAGAGATGATTACACAGGTCGCTGAATTTAAAATAACGGACCCGACAAGTATGATAGCTAGTCCGACACTCTCTAAGATCATCAACCAGTGCGAAAACCCAACTGCTGTTTGGTGACCATTACTGGAATTGCCGGTCTTGTATGACATTCTCAGAGGGCAGCAGTTACAGCGTAAACTTCACTGATAATAATCTCGGGCTGACGATGCGTTTGAAGACTAATAGGGTaataagtagaatagaaataAAGGCTTAATCTTCCTGTTTTGTGAATGTGAATAGATCTTCTGAGTCTcctcttgttttttgtttgctcaCTTTACCGCGTGACTTTTGAAGGCCAACCCAGCATTCGATCAGTATTCTCGGAGCAATTCGTGTTATTTCTGGTCCGTGAAACAAATTGTACCTTTCCTTGAATTAGGTCAGCTGCCCAAGTGTGTGACTTTTGGTTTGGATACCAATTAAGAAGTTGAAGAGTTTTAATTTAGGTACATGGAAAACCTTTGATTTCCACTCAAACTTTTCAAATGTCTCTTCAGTTGAAAGTATTCTCAAGTGaagcttttgttgttttcgaATCGCATCACTTGACATTGCTCTGTATCCTTAGCGAATCAGGTATTCCCTTACCCTTTCTGTTTGTTTAGGATTAAACTACGTTTAGATTGTTTAGAAAAACAAAGATGTGTATTTTTTGCATTTGGCTAATTTTCGCGGCTTTTCTGAGGCGGCAACTCTTATTCACGGAACCTACGGAAACGTCTTTGAAACgctcaataacaaaaaaaatactttaagtACCGATAAACTCACTATAACTAATATccgattcatacgtcgcgctcctgccgtgccgaatctaattgtttatttgtatcgacacacaaatattttttctgtacATCTGTACATTGGGTTCGAAGTTGATTCAGACGTCGCGCTCAATAGGTTGTGGCATGCTCGAGGGTCCGGTCTTCTGCGGTAGTGACCTTTGGGAGCAAAGTACGCTGAGCATGGAGGGTGTGgaggatttaaaaaaattaaatccccccccccccagaggAACAATTTTCCGCTTCCCCCAATGATTTTCGGTAccacaaaaaaaaggaataacgGCAACAACAAACGTCAAAGAAACGAAAGCAAGCAGgcaagagattagctgcaagctGGTCAGAAAGTGGAGGGAATAGGAATTGGCGgaaaacattaattcagaAAAGTGAAGTTACTCAATGTACAAAATGTATATAAGGTATATATAGGGTATATATAGGTTTGCATGCCCAAAACCGAAACTCGTTAAACCAAGAAGTCTAAATTGACACTTGGTCAAATTATATAGAAGAGAATTAACACCAAAAGAAATCATTGCCCCCCTTTTCAAAATCACCCCACCCCAACCCTTTTTTTAGACCTCGGAAATCTCTCGAGGCCCCTCCATgctatcccccccccccccccccccccccccccttcgggataataaatgaacttttccTAAGTACCACAAACTCACTACAACTCGACATTATTTTTGGGTATCATTGTGTGACTTTCCGAGTTTATGCACATTTTGAGAAATGGATATTCTTCACCTTCTTCTCCTTGAAGTGAAATTGAACGTGTGAACCTCGAGCCTCTCGTACCCAGGGTATGTAAACgaatgtatgtttttttgttatttagcgGCTTTTAGAGAGAGGTTTCCGTAGGTTCCGTGAATTAGTCAAGCCGTTTCTGAGGACTGATAAGCAATTTTCTAATTTAAGGGCTTCGATCATTTTAAGGAGGCTAAAGGCATCTGGTACCTTATAtagggcccccgaatggtcccccgaaatttcgatgtgctcgcagttttcggctaaCGCGCAATTTTTTCCGCCTAAAAACGCTCGGTCTCGCATATAAAAAACAGGGTGCTCGCAAGTGCTCGCCAAAAGACCCTTCGGGGGCcctttatattattataagcaCACCTTTTGCATGCCAATCAACAATCTTTTGCGCTCACTTGCCGGCGACGTGACACCGAACAGAGAAATAAAGgtcttttcattaaaaaaagtatattttgcTAGCAAAATTTTTCTGTTATGGTAGCAGAGCTTTTCCTTCGCAAATATTTCGCCCAGGGTAGTAAGGCATCAGGAAAAAGAAAACTACTTACAGTATCAATTTTAACCGGACACGGAAGGACATCTTAACGCTATTTGCGTGAGCGTCTCCTGTACCACTCCCCGACAGATCATACTTTTACCTTACACCACCCACCAGAGTAAGGTTTGTTTGTTGTcaccaagatggcggctgctCGCCGAATTGGCGGTGGGATAGCGAAGGAGCTGATATCTGTTGATTTTGAGGTGTTCGGTAGAGTACAAGGTAATGAGGTTACTCATCTGCCTTATTGATCTTTAAGCAATGGCTAATTTTAGCTTTATTTAATTTGCAGGAGTGTTTTTTAGAAAGGTATGGGACCTTTGAAAACGAACatcttttaaattttgaaCTCTGAAGCCATTAATGCCATGTATATTTAATATGATCAATAACTTACTTAATGATAtattgattttgtttttattacttaTAACTTAATTATCATACGCGTAATAcaagaaaaaagacaaaaaaaacgtGGTGATCCATCCAAGATGTTGGTCTTGAATATTCGGTCTTCCTGTGTTTGAAATTTGTGTAGTAGCAGAGAGAGAGGCACACAATGTTTCCTCTAAGGTGAGGTAAATATTTGGTGAAGACACTTATTTGCTAGCAACCAATTTTTTTGTCCTCTCAGTACACCAAGAAGAAAGCTACTGAGCTGAATCTTGTTGGATGGGTGAAAAATACTGACATGAAAACCGTAGTCGGACAAGTCCAAGGAGAAAAGTCAAATATCTCTACCATGTAAGATTAACCCTTGTCTCCTTTACAGCTTTTGTAGCTTCAGGCCTgtaccgggggggggggggggggagggggagtgcaGGGGGTGCAAATGCACCCCCCACAATGGCCAAAAGTCAACTTTCAGTCTTCAAAAAacgtgctattatttgtagacaaaactcacTCTGGTACTGCATGTAGCCAAATCAGAATaagtggagatactgcaaaggcattgtcagatttttatcagagaactccctccccccgtaAATTATTAGGTCAACTTTTTATagtctttctgtgcttttgcAACACAGCAATCCTAGGTCATCCTGTAAACTTCCGGTGttcaacttccggttaaacacgaggttccacTATAAAAGGAAAAGCTCCCCCCAACCCCTGGGCTCAAATTTAcaattataatcagaacactgccacgctagcagtcacaaatttTAGGcctcctgtaaaattgcttatctctgagcctaagtcggctggaataaaactatttttgcacaggtaacaagaaaGCTGTGTTAAGAGATTGATAACTTAGAGATTTACTTTCCAATTTCAGATTTTgcgctatccataatctaacgcatctgcataaattattctcgCACTGTGATGAAAAGCCCGTATGttagagcgcacacagcttagtatagcattattttttgaTAAATAGACATTTTTTTAGATGAAAAACTTTAGGAATGATTTTAATTTTGGT
The sequence above is a segment of the Nematostella vectensis chromosome 2, jaNemVect1.1, whole genome shotgun sequence genome. Coding sequences within it:
- the LOC5516774 gene encoding acylphosphatase-1, whose amino-acid sequence is MAAARRIGGGIAKELISVDFEVFGRVQGVFFRKYTKKKATELNLVGWVKNTDMKTVVGQVQGEKSNISTMKQWLKHTGSKRSRIDRCEFKNENKITSLTFASFDIVK